Proteins encoded in a region of the Zea mays cultivar B73 chromosome 4, Zm-B73-REFERENCE-NAM-5.0, whole genome shotgun sequence genome:
- the LOC103655664 gene encoding protein FAM32A-like — MLEYQNVVGGRLQLKGKALDVKDGGVKKKKKKYQRKESSQTESDKNEDEKNQHSDYDHLTRAERRYMEQKQKIDMKKMAKVANKSYKDRMQDFNQYLANLSEHYDIPKVGPG; from the coding sequence ATGTTGGAATACCAAAACGTCGTTGGAGGACGGCTGCAGCTGAAGGGTAAAGCACTGGACGTGAAGGATGGTGGagtaaagaaaaagaagaagaagtacCAGCGTAAGGAGTCGTCTCAAACTGAATCTGATAAGAATGAAGACGAAAAGAACCAACATTCTGACTATGACCATCTCACACGAGCAGAGCGCCGCTACATGGAACAGAAGCAGAAGATCGACATGAAGAAGATGGCCAAAGTCGCAAACAAGTCGTACAAGGACCGCATGCAGGACTTCAACCAATACCTGGCTAACCTCAGCGAGCACTATGATATCCCCAAAGTTGGTCCTGGCTAA
- the LOC109945582 gene encoding protein FAM32A-like translates to MLGYQNVVGGRLKLKGKALDMKNGGVKKKKKKYQREESSQTESDKNGDEGKPHPDYDHLTPAERRYMEQKQEIDMQKMAKVANKSHKDRMQDFNQYLAKLSEHYDIPKVGPG, encoded by the exons ATGTTGGGATACCAAAACGTCGTTGGGGGACGGctaaa TTGAAGGGTAAAGCGCTAGACATGAAAAATGGTGGagtaaagaaaaagaagaagaagtacCAGCGTGAGGAGTCGTCTCAGACTGAATCTGATAAGAATGGAGATGAAGGGAAACCACATCCTGACTATGACCATCTCACACCAGCAGAGCGCCGCTACATGGAACAGAAGCAGGAGATCGACATGCAGAAGATGGCCAAAGTCGCCAATAAGTCACACAAGGACCGCATGCAGGACTTCAACCAGTACCTGGCTAAGCTCAGCGAGCACTACGACATCCCCAAGGTTGGTCCTGGCTAA